Proteins encoded in a region of the Mesoflavibacter profundi genome:
- a CDS encoding YdeI/OmpD-associated family protein has translation MKKVTTVEEYIENNSHFKDELIQLRSILISTELEENIKWNAPTYSINGKNVVGLGAFKNHFCLWFFNGVFLKDEANALGNAQEGKTKALRQMRFDTNNSIKKSLILSYIKEAIENQKLGKEIKPSKTLKKDVKIPELLNEAFNKNDKLKSAFNDLSPSKQKEYCNYILEAKREVTKLKRLDKIVPMIIAQKGLHDKYKNC, from the coding sequence GTGAAAAAAGTAACAACTGTAGAAGAATACATTGAAAATAATTCGCATTTTAAAGACGAATTAATACAACTAAGATCTATACTTATTAGTACTGAACTTGAAGAGAATATCAAATGGAATGCACCAACCTACTCTATTAATGGTAAAAATGTTGTTGGCTTAGGTGCATTTAAAAATCATTTTTGTTTATGGTTTTTTAATGGTGTTTTTTTAAAAGATGAAGCCAATGCTTTAGGTAATGCTCAAGAAGGTAAGACAAAAGCATTACGACAAATGCGATTTGACACAAACAATTCTATTAAAAAGAGTTTAATATTATCTTATATAAAAGAAGCTATTGAAAACCAAAAGCTTGGTAAAGAAATTAAACCTAGTAAAACTTTAAAAAAGGATGTGAAAATACCTGAATTATTAAATGAAGCTTTTAATAAGAATGACAAATTGAAATCTGCTTTTAATGACTTAAGTCCTTCTAAACAAAAAGAATACTGTAATTATATTTTGGAAGCTAAACGTGAAGTAACAAAACTTAAACGATTGGATAAAATTGTTCCTATGATTATAGCTCAAAAAGGTTTACACGATAAATACAAGAATTGCTAA
- a CDS encoding DUF1573 domain-containing protein translates to MKKVLVVLSAICLVGFTSCKEDATAKIDANNVAEAAERDAKANVFPVMEFDKTEHDFGEIESGTPVETVFTYKNVGEAPLVITDVKSSCGCTIPKDWSREPLAPGESGKFTVKFNGKGANKVTKVVTVTANTKTGRETVRISAFVKADPNAAVKNAGPVAQ, encoded by the coding sequence ATGAAAAAAGTACTTGTAGTATTAAGTGCAATTTGTCTAGTAGGATTTACATCATGTAAAGAAGACGCAACAGCAAAAATTGATGCAAATAATGTAGCTGAAGCTGCAGAAAGAGATGCAAAAGCTAACGTGTTTCCTGTAATGGAATTTGACAAAACAGAACATGATTTTGGAGAAATTGAATCTGGTACTCCAGTAGAAACTGTTTTTACTTATAAAAATGTTGGTGAAGCACCATTAGTAATTACAGACGTAAAAAGTTCTTGTGGATGTACAATTCCTAAAGACTGGTCAAGAGAGCCATTAGCTCCAGGAGAATCAGGAAAATTTACAGTTAAATTTAACGGTAAAGGTGCTAACAAAGTAACTAAAGTAGTTACAGTTACTGCTAACACTAAAACAGGAAGAGAAACTGTAAGAATTTCTGCATTTGTAAAAGCAGATCCTAACGCAGCAGTTAAAAATGCTGGACCTGTAGCACAATAA
- the yajC gene encoding preprotein translocase subunit YajC, giving the protein MGELGSFLPIILMFAVVYFFMIAPQMKRAKQEKKFAAELKRGDKVITKSGLHGKIADLNDKDNSCIIETMSGKLKFDRSAISMEMSKALNNPTAVKK; this is encoded by the coding sequence ATGGGAGAATTAGGAAGTTTTTTACCAATAATTTTAATGTTTGCTGTGGTGTATTTTTTTATGATTGCACCTCAAATGAAACGTGCTAAGCAAGAAAAAAAGTTTGCAGCAGAATTAAAACGTGGTGATAAAGTAATTACAAAAAGTGGTTTACATGGTAAAATAGCAGATCTTAATGACAAAGACAATAGCTGTATTATCGAAACTATGTCGGGTAAATTAAAATTTGATCGCTCTGCAATTTCTATGGAAATGAGTAAAGCGTTAAACAATCCAACAGCAGTAAAAAAGTAA
- a CDS encoding PUR family DNA/RNA-binding protein gives MNNEMMTKEEIFSKVLRAGRRTYFFDVRATKADDYYLTITESKKFTNEDGSFHYKKHKIYLYKEDFNDFNDILKEMTDYIISEKGDEVISERHQKDFKKDYMSDNDTDATEASTSESAESRFTDVDFDDI, from the coding sequence ATGAATAACGAGATGATGACGAAAGAGGAAATTTTTTCCAAAGTGCTAAGAGCAGGTAGACGTACGTATTTTTTTGATGTAAGAGCCACAAAAGCAGATGATTATTATTTAACTATTACAGAAAGTAAAAAATTTACTAACGAAGACGGATCGTTTCATTACAAAAAGCATAAAATCTATTTGTACAAAGAAGATTTTAATGACTTTAATGACATCTTAAAAGAAATGACAGATTATATTATTTCTGAAAAAGGAGATGAAGTTATTAGCGAGCGTCACCAAAAAGATTTTAAGAAAGACTACATGTCTGACAATGATACAGACGCAACAGAAGCATCAACTTCTGAAAGTGCAGAAAGTAGATTTACAGATGTAGACTTTGACGATATCTAA
- the nusB gene encoding transcription antitermination factor NusB translates to MLNRRHIRVKVMQTLYAFNGTESDDFSKDQKFLLFSIDNMYNLYLLLMSLLIEINKKATTQLEISQKKILATDEEKNPNKKFINNQLIQLIVNNEVLKNEIEEKKINNWQLDDEYVDLLYKEILKSDLYKDYMATKTASFKEDKNFIIDIYKEIIAPNDKLYDYIEDKHITWLDDVPTVNTFILKQLKKLKETSDAHFLKPKLYKDLDDKEYAIKLFKKTLLNQTALAKEISSKTSNWETDRIASIDMVLLKMAICELLHFSSIPTKVTINEYLELAKEYSTPKSSIFINGILDKLLKQYEDEGKLNKVGRGLM, encoded by the coding sequence ATGCTAAACAGAAGACATATTCGTGTAAAAGTAATGCAAACGTTATATGCATTTAATGGTACAGAAAGTGATGATTTTTCTAAAGACCAAAAATTTTTACTTTTCAGTATAGATAATATGTACAATCTTTATTTACTGTTAATGTCTTTATTAATAGAAATAAATAAAAAAGCGACTACACAGTTAGAGATATCTCAAAAAAAAATATTAGCTACAGACGAAGAAAAAAATCCAAACAAAAAGTTTATAAACAACCAACTAATCCAGTTAATAGTCAACAATGAAGTTTTAAAAAACGAAATTGAAGAAAAAAAAATTAATAACTGGCAACTAGATGACGAGTATGTAGATTTACTTTATAAAGAAATACTAAAAAGTGATCTTTACAAAGACTACATGGCTACAAAAACAGCGTCATTTAAAGAAGATAAAAACTTTATAATAGACATTTATAAAGAAATAATAGCGCCAAACGATAAGCTTTACGACTATATTGAAGATAAACACATTACTTGGTTAGACGATGTGCCAACAGTAAATACATTTATCTTAAAGCAATTAAAAAAGCTAAAAGAAACAAGTGATGCACATTTCCTAAAGCCAAAATTATATAAAGATTTAGACGATAAAGAATACGCGATAAAGCTGTTTAAAAAAACATTGCTAAACCAAACTGCATTAGCAAAAGAAATTTCTAGTAAAACAAGTAACTGGGAAACAGATCGTATAGCAAGCATAGACATGGTATTATTAAAAATGGCTATATGTGAATTATTACACTTCTCATCAATACCAACAAAAGTTACAATTAACGAGTATTTAGAATTAGCAAAAGAATACTCAACACCAAAAAGTAGCATATTTATTAACGGTATTTTAGATAAGTTATTAAAGCAATACGAAGACGAAGGAAAATTAAATAAAGTAGGAAGAGGATTGATGTAG
- a CDS encoding DUF2141 domain-containing protein codes for MKTVYFTLKNCSLSILFTLVSLVAVAQSSTQKTTNTITVTVDNLKNNNGHVMFGLHTNSTWLKGPGLKNEMTTIVNGKATITFKDVNPGTYAILVLHDQNDNKQMDFDNGMPIEDYGMSNNPMSFGPPIYNEAKFTITDKDLELNIRL; via the coding sequence ATGAAAACTGTTTATTTCACTTTAAAAAATTGTAGCCTTTCTATTCTATTTACATTAGTAAGTCTTGTAGCTGTAGCGCAATCTTCAACCCAAAAAACTACTAACACTATTACTGTTACTGTAGACAATCTAAAAAACAATAACGGTCATGTTATGTTTGGACTTCATACAAATAGCACATGGTTAAAAGGTCCTGGTTTAAAAAACGAAATGACTACAATTGTTAATGGAAAAGCTACTATCACTTTTAAAGACGTAAATCCTGGTACTTATGCCATATTAGTACTTCACGATCAAAATGATAATAAACAAATGGATTTTGATAATGGTATGCCAATAGAAGATTATGGTATGTCCAACAATCCTATGTCGTTTGGTCCGCCAATTTATAACGAAGCAAAATTTACAATAACAGATAAGGATCTAGAATTAAACATCAGACTATAA
- a CDS encoding ABC transporter ATP-binding protein, whose amino-acid sequence MKELQHLNKYFYKYRTRIIIGVIITVASKIFSVFVPKYIGSIIDVVNKQIQNPNTDLDTFKSTLLTYILIIIGAAAFSGIMTFLMRQTLINVSRYIEFDLKNEVYQQYQKLSLNFYKKNRTGDLMNRISEDVGKVRMYVGPALMYSINTLTLFVVVIIFMYKQSPTLTMYTLIPLPVLSVIIYKISSEIHKRSTIVQQYLSKLSTFSQETFSGISVIKAYGIEPQTYTNFEDLSETSKQKQLSLVRIQAFFFPMMILLIGLSNVVVIYFGGKQYMAGQITLGTISEFIMYVNMLTWPVATVGWVTSIVQEAEASQKRINEFLKTEPEIKNLNPNPSYISGDIAFKNVSFTYDDTNIQALKDVSFSIKQGETLAIIGKTGSGKSTILDLVGRLYDVQNGTITIDNTAIQQLNLDSLRQAIGYVPQDAFLFSDTINNNIKFGKENATDQEVVEAAKQAQVHKNILNFNKKYDTVLGERGITLSGGQKQRVSIARALIKQPQIMLFDDCLSAVDTETEEKILNNLKKVTTGKTTIIVSHRISAAKNAHQIIVLDDGKIAQQGTHDQLINMDGYYKELYLKTTK is encoded by the coding sequence ATGAAAGAATTACAACATCTTAACAAGTACTTTTATAAGTATAGAACTCGTATAATTATTGGAGTTATAATTACTGTTGCTTCAAAAATTTTCTCTGTATTTGTTCCTAAATACATTGGATCTATTATAGATGTGGTTAATAAACAAATTCAAAATCCTAATACCGATTTAGATACTTTTAAAAGTACCTTATTAACTTATATTTTAATTATTATTGGTGCTGCTGCATTTTCTGGTATTATGACATTTTTAATGCGACAAACGTTAATTAATGTCTCTAGGTATATAGAATTTGATCTTAAAAATGAAGTTTACCAACAATACCAAAAGCTTTCTCTTAATTTTTATAAAAAAAATAGAACTGGAGACTTAATGAATCGTATTAGCGAAGATGTTGGTAAAGTACGTATGTATGTTGGTCCTGCATTAATGTATAGTATTAATACACTTACCTTATTTGTTGTAGTTATTATATTTATGTACAAGCAATCGCCTACACTAACAATGTATACCTTAATACCGTTGCCTGTTCTATCTGTAATTATTTATAAAATAAGTTCAGAAATACATAAAAGAAGTACGATTGTACAGCAGTATTTATCTAAACTTTCTACATTTTCTCAAGAAACTTTTAGCGGTATATCTGTAATTAAAGCCTACGGAATAGAGCCACAAACCTATACTAACTTTGAAGATCTGTCTGAAACCAGTAAACAAAAGCAACTTAGTTTGGTAAGAATACAAGCATTTTTCTTTCCTATGATGATTTTATTAATTGGACTAAGTAATGTTGTAGTGATTTATTTTGGTGGTAAACAATATATGGCTGGACAAATAACATTAGGGACAATATCTGAATTTATAATGTACGTAAACATGTTAACTTGGCCTGTTGCGACGGTTGGTTGGGTTACTTCTATTGTACAAGAAGCAGAAGCATCGCAAAAAAGAATAAACGAGTTTTTAAAAACCGAGCCAGAAATTAAAAATTTAAATCCAAACCCAAGTTATATTTCTGGAGATATCGCTTTTAAAAACGTAAGCTTTACTTACGACGATACAAACATACAAGCGTTAAAAGACGTATCCTTTTCAATTAAACAAGGAGAAACACTAGCAATTATTGGTAAAACTGGATCTGGAAAATCGACCATATTAGATTTAGTTGGACGATTATATGATGTACAAAATGGCACAATAACCATAGATAACACTGCTATACAACAATTAAACTTAGATAGTCTTAGACAAGCTATTGGTTATGTACCACAAGACGCCTTTTTGTTTAGTGACACTATAAATAACAACATTAAATTTGGTAAAGAAAACGCTACAGACCAAGAAGTTGTAGAAGCTGCCAAACAAGCACAAGTACACAAAAACATACTAAACTTTAATAAAAAATATGATACTGTTTTAGGCGAACGTGGTATTACACTTTCTGGAGGACAAAAACAACGTGTGTCTATTGCTAGAGCATTAATAAAACAACCTCAAATCATGTTATTTGACGATTGTTTATCTGCGGTAGATACAGAAACAGAAGAAAAAATACTTAATAACCTTAAAAAAGTAACTACAGGAAAAACTACAATAATTGTTAGTCATCGTATATCTGCAGCAAAAAATGCACATCAAATCATAGTATTAGACGATGGTAAAATTGCACAACAAGGTACGCACGATCAACTAATAAATATGGATGGTTACTATAAAGAACTTTATTTAAAAACGACCAAGTAA
- a CDS encoding glycosyl hydrolase family 95 catalytic domain-containing protein: protein MRNHILLLFILFVFNLNAQDKGWNIRTTDVNADYTGIAIANGRIGMLSSKAPFQIKHIVLNNVYDVDPNLEVSQILHGMNFGNLDVYIDNEKITQNNISNWQQNMNMKEAAFTTSFQFEDKAKIHCTVYALRHLQYTGYIDIKIEPLKAIDVEVFGKIITPKNFKTPKHKFQILKDNETTMPILQSVAVSPFEKHKVATSGTFIWHNINSSRENQRPELHHKITSDYENTLSFKKHLDKGETLEFAWTGAECTTKDFDDPKSESERMVIFNLLNSRDVLLQRHKQEWAKLWEGDIIIEGDLTSQLDVRLALYHLYAFGRGDSNLSIAPMGLSLQVPYNGHIFWDTELWMFPPLLVLNQDIARSLVNYRSNLLEPAKQKAINYGYKGAMFPWESDDTGEEATPPFALTGPFEHHITADIGIAFWNYYRVTKNKQWLKEKGYPLMKEVADYWVSRVTKNTDGSYSINNVVGANEFAPNVNDNAFTNGAAITALKYAIKAAKELNLNEDKAWEDVANNIRILKMKDGTTKEHANYNGDIIKQADVNLLSYPLNIVSNQEEIVQDLKYYEPKLAIEGPAMGKSIFAVLYARLGDADNAFRLFKQSYQPNQQTPFGALSETAVSNNSYFATGAGGMLQTVLFGFGGLHITDNGIEQKNAILPKQWKSLTLKGIGPDKKTFVIKP from the coding sequence ATGAGAAACCACATTCTATTATTATTCATCTTATTTGTATTTAACCTTAATGCTCAAGATAAAGGATGGAATATTAGAACAACAGATGTAAATGCAGATTATACTGGAATTGCTATTGCTAACGGAAGAATAGGTATGCTTAGTTCTAAAGCGCCTTTTCAAATTAAACACATTGTTCTAAATAATGTTTATGATGTAGACCCAAATTTAGAAGTTAGCCAAATTTTACACGGAATGAATTTTGGCAATCTAGATGTTTACATTGACAACGAAAAAATTACCCAAAACAACATTTCTAATTGGCAACAAAACATGAATATGAAAGAAGCTGCATTTACAACTTCTTTTCAATTTGAAGACAAAGCCAAAATACATTGCACCGTTTATGCATTACGTCACTTACAATATACAGGCTATATAGATATTAAAATAGAACCGTTAAAAGCTATTGATGTAGAAGTATTTGGTAAAATAATTACACCTAAAAACTTTAAAACACCTAAACATAAGTTTCAAATTTTAAAAGATAATGAAACTACTATGCCAATTTTACAATCTGTAGCTGTAAGTCCTTTTGAAAAACATAAAGTAGCTACTTCAGGTACATTTATATGGCATAACATAAACTCTTCTAGAGAAAATCAAAGACCAGAACTACATCATAAAATTACAAGTGATTACGAAAACACGCTTTCATTTAAAAAACACTTAGATAAAGGTGAAACATTAGAATTTGCTTGGACTGGTGCAGAATGTACTACAAAAGATTTTGATGATCCTAAATCAGAATCAGAACGCATGGTTATTTTCAACCTATTAAATTCAAGAGACGTACTACTACAAAGACACAAGCAAGAATGGGCCAAATTATGGGAAGGAGATATTATTATAGAAGGCGATTTAACATCACAATTAGATGTTAGATTGGCGTTGTATCACCTTTATGCATTTGGAAGAGGCGATTCTAATCTAAGTATTGCGCCAATGGGTTTATCGTTACAAGTACCATACAACGGTCACATATTTTGGGATACAGAATTATGGATGTTTCCACCTTTATTAGTTTTAAATCAAGATATCGCAAGATCACTTGTTAATTATAGATCTAATTTATTAGAACCAGCAAAACAAAAAGCAATAAATTACGGTTATAAAGGCGCTATGTTCCCATGGGAAAGCGATGATACAGGAGAAGAAGCAACGCCACCTTTTGCTTTAACTGGTCCTTTTGAGCATCACATAACTGCAGATATTGGTATTGCATTTTGGAACTATTATCGTGTAACCAAAAATAAACAATGGTTAAAAGAAAAAGGATATCCTTTAATGAAAGAAGTTGCAGATTATTGGGTTAGTCGCGTAACTAAAAACACAGATGGATCTTATTCAATTAACAATGTAGTTGGTGCAAACGAGTTTGCTCCAAATGTAAATGATAATGCATTTACAAATGGTGCAGCAATAACAGCTTTAAAATATGCTATAAAAGCAGCTAAAGAATTAAATTTAAACGAAGATAAAGCTTGGGAAGACGTTGCTAATAATATTAGAATTTTAAAAATGAAAGATGGCACAACTAAAGAACATGCCAATTATAACGGAGACATTATTAAACAAGCCGATGTAAACCTACTTTCCTATCCATTAAATATCGTGTCAAACCAAGAAGAAATTGTACAAGATTTAAAGTATTATGAACCCAAATTAGCAATAGAAGGTCCAGCAATGGGAAAATCTATTTTTGCAGTACTGTACGCTAGATTAGGAGATGCAGATAATGCTTTTAGATTATTTAAGCAAAGCTACCAACCCAATCAACAAACACCATTTGGTGCATTATCTGAAACAGCTGTTTCTAACAATTCTTATTTTGCAACTGGTGCTGGCGGAATGTTACAAACCGTTTTATTTGGTTTTGGTGGTTTACATATTACAGATAATGGTATTGAACAGAAAAATGCAATATTACCTAAACAATGGAAATCTTTAACCCTAAAAGGTATTGGACCAGATAAAAAGACATTTGTAATTAAACCATAA
- a CDS encoding Glu/Leu/Phe/Val family dehydrogenase, whose amino-acid sequence MISELINTNQLQKADPVFGQLSFDNHEQVVFCNDKDTGLKAIIGIHNTVLGPALGGTRMWQYANEWEALNDVLRLSRGMTFKSAITGLNLGGGKAVIIGDAKTQKTPELMKRFGEFVHSLSGKYITAEDVGMETSDMDLVREVTPYVTGISEDKGGAGNPSPITAYGVFMGMKAAAKYKFGTDVLEDKTVIVQGIGHVGESLVEHLTNDGAKVIIDDINQERLEAISKKYGAVIYSGDNIYAENVDIYAPCALGATINDATINTLKAKVIAGAANNQLADELKHGRLLQEKGIVYAPDFLINAGGIINVYAELENYGKAEIMRKTENIYNTTLEILSNAETNDVTTHQAALNIAQSRIEERKKENQL is encoded by the coding sequence ATGATTTCAGAATTAATCAATACAAATCAATTACAAAAAGCAGATCCTGTTTTTGGACAACTATCTTTTGATAATCACGAACAAGTTGTTTTTTGCAACGACAAAGATACAGGTTTAAAAGCAATTATTGGGATACATAATACAGTATTAGGTCCTGCTTTAGGAGGAACCAGAATGTGGCAGTATGCAAATGAATGGGAAGCATTAAATGATGTATTAAGATTATCTCGTGGTATGACGTTTAAGTCTGCTATCACAGGATTAAATCTTGGTGGAGGAAAAGCGGTTATAATTGGCGATGCTAAAACCCAAAAAACTCCAGAATTAATGAAACGTTTTGGTGAGTTTGTGCATAGCTTAAGCGGTAAATATATTACAGCTGAAGATGTAGGTATGGAAACTTCAGATATGGATTTAGTTAGAGAAGTAACTCCATATGTAACAGGTATTTCAGAAGATAAAGGTGGCGCAGGTAATCCATCACCTATTACAGCTTATGGTGTTTTTATGGGAATGAAAGCTGCTGCAAAATATAAGTTTGGAACAGATGTTTTAGAAGATAAAACAGTAATTGTACAAGGTATTGGTCACGTTGGAGAATCTTTAGTAGAGCATCTAACTAACGATGGCGCTAAAGTAATTATAGATGATATTAACCAAGAGCGTTTAGAAGCTATTAGCAAAAAATACGGAGCTGTTATTTATAGTGGTGACAATATTTATGCAGAAAATGTAGACATTTATGCACCATGCGCTTTAGGAGCAACCATTAACGATGCTACAATAAATACTTTAAAAGCTAAAGTTATTGCTGGAGCAGCTAACAACCAATTAGCAGACGAGTTAAAACATGGTAGATTATTACAAGAAAAAGGTATAGTTTACGCACCAGATTTTTTAATTAACGCTGGAGGAATTATAAATGTTTATGCAGAATTAGAGAACTACGGTAAAGCCGAAATCATGCGTAAAACAGAAAATATCTACAACACAACTTTAGAAATATTAAGTAATGCCGAGACTAACGATGTAACTACACATCAAGCAGCATTAAATATTGCACAAAGTAGAATTGAAGAAAGAAAAAAAGAAAATCAACTATAG
- a CDS encoding TonB-dependent receptor: MLKYISLLLVFSVQLGFAQSKITGKITTTDNQIIPFANVTIDGTYKGTSADQNGYYTLGNLKAGNYNIKVSYVGYSPVTKAVTLEENQTLNLNFELELNTDLDEVEVFGNRYKHPDKIEALTRLPLAPYEQIQSISIISDKLITHQGNLTIADATKNVPGVYTFATYGNKRESMSSRGFRGIPILKNGVRVHSDFRGVGVLTDMQGVDNIQVLKGAASITQGVATDLGSPGGVINLVTKTPKYVFGGNASLRAGSFGQARTTFDVYGPLTKTENTAFRINGALERADSFREGVSSDRFYINPSFEWKADDKTTVTLEMDYFEDSRTPDLGTVNLGENDQNNIYDLPDNQFLGYENDKSLTTNATYSVRVDRVLTDKLSLKGAFYKSSLDLDDKGASLGSVIEDVNGNPVYNQRVRGYSVSTRSDDNSVLQFDLIGNQLQTGSISHTFQVGFDYRTTSFSTTSQRNSAIDTIDVFTSNAHTLPSDLGFSSVNVGGSKSKAIGFVAQDVITINKWLKTFLGLRYSKTQSITETETTEKDAFNPLGGIIVSPLKNINVFASYTNSSYPRTATRLDVNGNELGNERFDQFETGIKTNWLDNKLRFNFTFFKINNKDINLPVYDENWVATGYYQKGGNDERKGIEVELSGRILDNLEVITGYSYIDAQYKEHTSFVYGSAPLNTPKHTFNAYANYNFKQKLEGLSVGAGVYYTGERPINDWSAGAVTHEGIVPNQEPFNIDAYTQVNAQVAYNINQHWNFRFLLNNVFNEIGYNAYRTRFINQTDPRNFAGVLTYSF; this comes from the coding sequence ATGCTTAAATATATAAGTTTATTATTAGTCTTTAGTGTGCAATTAGGTTTTGCACAATCAAAAATCACCGGTAAAATTACTACTACCGATAATCAAATTATTCCTTTTGCAAACGTAACAATAGATGGTACCTATAAAGGAACATCTGCAGATCAAAATGGGTATTATACCTTAGGAAATTTAAAAGCAGGTAATTACAACATTAAAGTATCTTATGTAGGATATTCACCTGTAACAAAAGCAGTAACTTTAGAAGAAAATCAAACACTAAATCTAAATTTTGAATTAGAATTAAATACAGATTTAGATGAAGTTGAAGTTTTTGGTAATCGTTACAAACATCCTGATAAAATTGAAGCTTTAACAAGATTACCTTTAGCGCCTTACGAGCAAATTCAAAGTATTTCAATTATATCTGATAAGTTAATCACTCATCAAGGTAACTTAACTATTGCAGATGCTACAAAAAACGTACCTGGTGTATATACTTTTGCTACTTATGGTAATAAAAGAGAAAGTATGTCTTCTCGTGGATTTAGAGGTATTCCTATATTAAAAAATGGAGTAAGAGTACATTCAGATTTTAGAGGAGTTGGTGTTTTAACAGATATGCAAGGTGTAGATAACATTCAAGTTTTAAAAGGAGCTGCTTCTATTACTCAAGGTGTAGCAACAGATTTAGGAAGTCCTGGTGGAGTTATAAATCTTGTTACAAAAACACCTAAGTATGTTTTTGGTGGTAATGCATCTTTGCGTGCAGGAAGTTTTGGACAAGCAAGAACAACCTTTGATGTTTATGGACCACTTACAAAAACAGAAAATACTGCGTTTAGAATTAATGGTGCATTAGAACGAGCAGATAGCTTTAGAGAAGGTGTTTCTAGTGACCGTTTTTATATCAATCCATCTTTTGAATGGAAAGCAGACGATAAAACAACTGTAACGTTAGAAATGGATTATTTTGAAGATAGTCGTACACCAGATTTAGGTACTGTTAATCTTGGTGAAAACGATCAAAATAATATTTATGATTTACCAGATAACCAATTTTTAGGTTATGAAAACGATAAGTCATTAACCACAAACGCAACATATTCTGTTAGAGTAGATCGTGTTTTAACAGACAAATTAAGTCTTAAAGGTGCATTTTATAAATCAAGCTTAGATTTAGATGATAAAGGTGCTAGTTTAGGTAGTGTAATAGAAGATGTAAACGGTAACCCAGTTTACAACCAACGTGTTAGAGGATATTCTGTGTCTACAAGAAGCGATGATAACAGTGTTTTACAATTTGACTTAATAGGTAATCAATTACAAACAGGATCAATATCACATACTTTTCAAGTAGGATTTGACTATCGTACAACTAGCTTTAGTACAACGTCACAACGTAATTCAGCTATAGATACAATAGATGTATTTACATCAAATGCACATACATTACCATCAGATTTAGGTTTTTCTAGCGTAAATGTTGGTGGATCAAAATCTAAAGCAATTGGTTTTGTTGCTCAAGATGTTATAACGATAAATAAGTGGTTAAAAACATTTTTAGGTTTAAGATATAGTAAAACACAATCTATTACAGAAACCGAAACAACAGAAAAAGATGCGTTTAATCCATTAGGAGGAATCATAGTTTCGCCTTTAAAAAACATCAACGTATTTGCATCGTACACAAATAGTTCTTACCCAAGAACAGCTACAAGATTAGATGTAAATGGGAATGAACTAGGAAACGAAAGATTTGATCAATTTGAAACTGGTATAAAAACCAATTGGTTAGACAATAAATTAAGATTCAACTTTACATTCTTCAAAATAAATAATAAAGATATTAACCTTCCGGTTTATGATGAAAACTGGGTTGCAACAGGTTATTATCAAAAAGGAGGAAATGATGAACGTAAAGGTATTGAAGTAGAATTAAGTGGTAGAATTTTAGATAATTTAGAAGTTATTACTGGTTACTCTTATATCGATGCGCAATACAAAGAACATACGTCTTTTGTATATGGTTCTGCACCTTTAAACACACCAAAACATACTTTTAATGCTTATGCTAATTACAATTTTAAGCAAAAGCTAGAAGGATTATCAGTTGGAGCAGGAGTATATTACACTGGAGAAAGACCTATAAACGATTGGAGCGCAGGAGCTGTTACACACGAAGGTATTGTACCAAATCAAGAACCATTTAACATAGACGCCTATACACAAGTTAATGCGCAAGTTGCTTATAACATTAACCAACACTGGAACTTTAGATTTTTACTAAACAATGTATTTAATGAAATAGGTTACAATGCATACAGAACAAGATTTATCAACCAGACAGATCCAAGAAATTTTGCTGGTGTTTTAACGTACTCGTTTTAA